In the Kitasatospora terrestris genome, one interval contains:
- a CDS encoding ricin-type beta-trefoil lectin domain protein → MTAVGLLASLVAPVSVAVAAGPDYSRKWTPSNTALPRTKSVNGKDVQPVAVTKPAHEVPPTWQPPKSPRKAPQGHAEVRLGKAPAAAASRAAGQAPSTGSATEVSGLPVTLAPLAGSSAGEQSVGVDFVDPKTVGAAGVPGPVLKLTRGEAKSPPGPVRVSLDVSKLAESYGAGWAARARIVALPECALTTPQVAGCLQQTPVESHLDATTGRLSADVTLPGDGVSGQTRIQSVQAGTAAQPMVLAAVAGTTSGAGTYSATPLNISQAWAAGSSSGSFTYAYPIQAPSSLGGAAPQVALGYDSSSVDGKTSATNSQASWIGDGWDYSSGFVERTYQPCSKDGIAGSGDQCWAGANLTLSLAGHSGELVPDDASCQAGAAATMEQSACTWRLKGDDGSKVQFLTGASNGTWNGSYIKVTDTSGTVYYFGLAHLPDAAGNPSTKGPDSGSAWTVPVYSPNSGDPCYDSAKGKASWCQTAWRWNLDYVVDPHGNLITYTYTPEANFYARGAGQNSGTGVNSSYTRGGVLTSIGYGQLLSDQITANGAYNPAAKIVFTSDERCVTSVAACAPANRTTANAANWPDVPMDQQCASTGTCTNYGPSFWTSKWLSSITTQVRNNGTYQDVDSYALTHRFVNVVNTTESTQVPWLGSVQRTGKDTQASATAITLPPVSFTEMLLANRVDGTNLVPSRPAYNRPRIQLITTETGSTIGVDYYPADCSRTNNVMPATADTDTRSCYNVKWHQPNEQPGADPVDDWFQRYPVKTVTVNPGTPGAVPMTTAYTYGAAAWHRNDSPLTDTKDRTWDQFRGYASVTSTAGSGTDGPKSQKSTYYHQGMYGDVTTAGTRTSTVGGPKSGQVTDYDWLSGQVVEDDTFTQASGTLTAYTLNTSSNPVTTATHSRGSLPALIARYGATSTVSTSKSLKADGSWMAASTTTTTDSAHANRTLTLLSTADGVPDVCARFSYASGPDPQVAALVSEQLSVTGSNACTATPGTQNTASWKRVYYDGQNLGGLAAKAEVTSTTSIDSFNGATAVFTTDAKLTYDGYGRVLTITDPKTVDSAHLSGATVTTAYSARQAGELPNSLSVTSPAPAGASDEGTGRTTVTALDTARALPKSVTDPNGRVTTVGYDALGRTTGVWLPGRATTLSPNTAYSYAVPGIVAGKAVPPTTTTTSLVGVGTGDTYTSVSSTQIMDGLGRTMQTQSPPAVTSYHGRIISDTVYDSQGRTVRVNNPWYNDTAAPGTTLYQTTTAEVPNQTHTVYDGLGRPVTTEFVAYGVVQTATTAAYPGVDRTDLTPPTGATPTSTVTDSRGRTAQLWQYKTATATGIATDADVTTYTYTAAGLPATRKDAAGNTWTYGYDIRGRKTTSTDPDTGTSTTAYDTAGRVSSTTDARGRTITSTYDLLGRPTATYDGTAVDSSKQLTARTYDTILKGLPSTSTRYVGGAAGNAYTSAVLTYDTAYHPTKSTITIPGTEVAPASPPPAPFTYTYQAAFDPVTGLLTADNRSTVGDIAGETVSYGYDGWGLLGHYGSASTTYDLANDYDAYGRSSRTTVNPWGTQIVVTNTFDESTGRQLAQYVDKQTAATGAVQQTTYAYDPSGRITAIRSIPDNTPSATDLQCFSYDYLNRLTTAWTDTGALVMQPQPKVGGLGACANTTPTSGAVAPAKTTAGGSVPYWQDYTYDLTGNRKTLTQHDVAGDTTKDATTTQAFTSTGTVNNGNGYGGPHGLISGTTVVNGSTSNYRTYTYDAAGNTATQYSYATGYDNFTWNSEGKLDTDRPSVQIQGVGGKCLYMQGSLSTDGTPAEITSCSTSGAQKFATTGGRLKIMGKCLTPMGTTDGSAVQLQPCTGAANQTWTPRADGTILNAGTNLCLAVPGDVTTSGTDTVVNTCGTTVPAGQKWTVPDNATTYVYDADGNQLIRRNPGKNTITLGGGDELTYDTVAKTTKGTRYYQMPGGLTLVRQGTTSTWQVSDHHGTAGLALDATTLIETRRPTDPFGQSRGTQPTTWAGTHGYVGGTKDDTTGLTSLGARQYQPTTGRFINPDFILDPADPQQWNGYAYSNNNPVNLSDPSGLRPEGTCGGFGQCQTPEGQLVQEIWAPTDHGGWSVTISKTQKAILGNGVKISPTSMFKKLSEKTNDYVRDYQKKNHYVFGEDPTEDRHQWAASALNACQKMPECKNSPTFQELWEELSNWEWENLPVFEGGDVAFLTSVVGKGLAKLKKIDPRPGRESKGCPNSFPPGTYVLLADGSAKPIEDIGEGDVVLAADPENHRSGTGRVAAVIYTPDDTEFTTLSVINAETLAIGTITSTTHHPYWNEAKRRWTDAGDLKVGDRVKTTTGAAMVVAVSSQIVRAQPAYNLAIANIHTYYVLAGETPILVHNSGCFELTDIGGGNLQTPAGLIYGPMNGGEKHRIFHLGAHTAEPVKNKSNHSIFSGNASPLELVDEAWTRRGAAEPGDPGAYVVNMGRVVGSDGQMSIRIIVKPGTTEVITAYPY, encoded by the coding sequence GGCGCGGCCGGTGTCCCCGGTCCGGTCCTGAAGCTGACCCGTGGTGAGGCGAAGAGCCCCCCGGGCCCGGTGCGGGTGAGCCTGGACGTGTCGAAGCTCGCCGAGAGCTACGGCGCCGGCTGGGCCGCACGCGCACGGATCGTGGCGCTGCCGGAGTGCGCACTGACCACCCCGCAGGTGGCGGGCTGTCTGCAGCAGACCCCGGTCGAATCCCACCTCGACGCCACGACCGGCAGGCTCAGCGCCGACGTCACGCTCCCCGGCGACGGTGTGTCCGGGCAGACGCGCATCCAGTCCGTCCAGGCCGGCACCGCCGCGCAGCCGATGGTGCTGGCCGCGGTCGCCGGCACCACCAGTGGTGCGGGTACCTACTCCGCAACCCCGCTGAACATCTCCCAGGCATGGGCCGCGGGCTCGTCCTCGGGTTCCTTCACCTACGCCTACCCGATCCAGGCGCCGTCCTCGCTCGGTGGCGCTGCGCCGCAGGTGGCGCTGGGGTACGACTCGTCGTCGGTGGACGGCAAGACGTCCGCCACGAACTCGCAGGCGTCGTGGATCGGTGACGGCTGGGACTACAGCTCGGGCTTCGTCGAGCGGACCTACCAGCCCTGTTCGAAGGACGGCATCGCCGGCTCCGGCGACCAATGCTGGGCGGGTGCGAACCTGACCCTCTCGCTGGCCGGGCACTCCGGTGAGCTCGTCCCGGACGACGCCTCCTGCCAGGCCGGTGCCGCGGCCACGATGGAGCAGTCCGCGTGCACGTGGCGGCTCAAGGGCGACGACGGAAGCAAGGTGCAGTTCCTCACCGGCGCCTCCAACGGCACCTGGAACGGCTCCTACATCAAGGTCACCGACACCAGCGGCACCGTCTACTACTTCGGCCTGGCGCACCTGCCCGACGCGGCCGGCAACCCGTCCACCAAGGGCCCGGACTCCGGGTCCGCGTGGACTGTTCCGGTGTACTCGCCCAACAGCGGCGACCCCTGCTACGACTCGGCCAAGGGCAAGGCGTCCTGGTGCCAGACCGCCTGGCGGTGGAACCTCGACTACGTCGTCGACCCGCACGGCAACCTGATCACCTACACCTACACGCCCGAGGCGAACTTCTACGCCCGCGGCGCAGGCCAGAACAGCGGCACCGGCGTCAACAGCTCCTACACCCGCGGCGGCGTCCTCACCTCCATCGGCTACGGCCAGCTGCTCTCCGACCAGATCACCGCGAACGGCGCCTACAACCCCGCAGCGAAGATCGTCTTCACCTCCGACGAACGCTGCGTCACCTCGGTCGCGGCCTGCGCCCCGGCCAACCGCACCACGGCGAACGCCGCGAACTGGCCCGACGTCCCCATGGACCAGCAGTGCGCCTCCACCGGCACCTGCACCAACTACGGGCCCTCGTTCTGGACCAGCAAGTGGCTGAGCAGCATCACCACCCAGGTCCGCAACAACGGCACCTACCAGGACGTCGACTCCTACGCCCTGACCCACCGGTTCGTCAACGTCGTCAACACCACCGAGTCCACCCAGGTCCCCTGGCTCGGCTCCGTGCAGCGCACCGGCAAGGACACCCAGGCCTCCGCCACCGCGATCACCCTGCCGCCGGTCTCCTTCACCGAGATGCTCCTGGCCAACCGGGTCGACGGCACCAACCTCGTGCCCTCCCGCCCCGCCTACAACCGGCCCCGCATCCAGCTGATCACCACCGAGACCGGCAGCACCATCGGCGTCGACTACTACCCCGCCGACTGCTCCCGCACCAACAACGTCATGCCGGCCACGGCCGACACCGACACCCGCTCCTGCTACAACGTCAAGTGGCACCAGCCCAACGAGCAGCCCGGCGCCGACCCCGTCGACGACTGGTTCCAGCGCTACCCGGTCAAGACCGTCACGGTCAACCCCGGCACCCCGGGCGCCGTCCCCATGACCACCGCCTACACCTACGGCGCGGCGGCCTGGCACCGCAACGACTCCCCCCTCACCGACACCAAGGACCGCACCTGGGACCAGTTCCGCGGCTACGCCAGCGTCACCAGCACCGCTGGCAGCGGCACCGACGGCCCCAAGTCCCAAAAGTCGACGTACTACCACCAGGGCATGTACGGGGACGTCACCACCGCCGGTACTCGGACCTCGACGGTCGGCGGCCCCAAGAGCGGCCAGGTGACCGACTACGACTGGCTCAGCGGCCAGGTCGTCGAGGACGACACCTTCACCCAGGCCTCCGGCACCCTCACCGCCTACACTCTCAACACCAGCAGCAACCCTGTCACCACGGCCACCCACAGCCGGGGCTCTCTCCCCGCGCTGATCGCCCGCTACGGCGCGACGAGCACGGTCTCGACCTCGAAGTCGCTGAAGGCCGACGGCTCGTGGATGGCTGCCTCCACGACGACCACCACGGACAGCGCGCACGCCAACCGCACGCTCACGCTCCTCTCCACGGCCGACGGCGTTCCGGACGTGTGCGCGCGGTTCTCGTACGCGTCGGGGCCGGACCCGCAGGTTGCGGCCCTCGTCTCGGAGCAGCTCAGCGTCACGGGCAGCAACGCGTGTACCGCCACCCCCGGGACACAGAACACCGCGTCCTGGAAGCGCGTCTACTACGACGGCCAGAACCTCGGAGGCCTCGCTGCGAAGGCCGAGGTGACGTCAACGACGAGCATCGACAGCTTCAACGGAGCAACGGCGGTGTTCACCACCGACGCGAAGCTCACCTACGACGGCTACGGTCGTGTTCTGACCATTACCGACCCGAAGACGGTCGACAGCGCGCATCTCAGCGGCGCCACCGTCACGACGGCCTACTCGGCACGTCAGGCGGGTGAGCTGCCGAACTCGCTGTCCGTGACCAGTCCCGCTCCGGCCGGAGCGAGTGACGAGGGCACAGGGCGCACCACGGTCACCGCGCTGGACACGGCCCGTGCCCTGCCGAAGAGCGTGACCGACCCCAACGGGCGGGTCACCACGGTCGGCTACGACGCGCTCGGCCGCACCACCGGTGTGTGGCTGCCCGGCCGCGCCACCACGCTGTCGCCGAACACCGCGTACAGCTACGCGGTGCCGGGCATCGTGGCCGGCAAGGCCGTTCCGCCGACCACGACCACCACCAGCCTGGTGGGTGTCGGCACCGGTGACACCTATACCTCGGTGTCGTCTACGCAGATCATGGACGGTCTGGGCCGGACCATGCAGACCCAGTCCCCTCCTGCGGTGACGTCGTACCACGGCCGGATCATCTCCGACACCGTCTACGACTCCCAGGGGCGTACGGTCCGGGTCAACAACCCCTGGTACAACGACACTGCCGCGCCCGGCACGACGCTGTACCAGACCACCACTGCAGAGGTCCCGAACCAGACCCACACCGTCTACGACGGCCTCGGTCGACCGGTGACTACGGAGTTCGTCGCCTATGGTGTCGTCCAGACGGCCACGACCGCGGCCTACCCCGGTGTGGACCGCACCGACCTGACCCCGCCCACCGGGGCGACGCCGACCAGCACGGTGACCGACTCCCGAGGTCGCACCGCCCAGCTGTGGCAGTACAAGACCGCCACCGCGACCGGCATCGCCACCGACGCCGACGTCACCACCTACACCTACACGGCGGCCGGACTGCCCGCGACCCGCAAGGACGCGGCCGGTAACACGTGGACCTACGGCTACGACATCCGTGGCCGGAAGACCACGTCGACCGACCCCGACACCGGCACCAGCACCACCGCCTACGACACCGCGGGCCGGGTCTCCTCCACGACGGATGCCCGCGGCCGCACCATCACCAGCACCTACGACCTGCTCGGCCGGCCCACCGCCACCTACGACGGCACCGCGGTCGACTCGTCGAAGCAGCTGACCGCCCGCACCTACGACACGATCCTCAAGGGACTGCCCTCCACCTCCACCCGCTACGTCGGCGGAGCCGCCGGCAACGCCTACACCTCCGCCGTTCTGACGTACGACACGGCCTACCACCCCACCAAGAGCACTATCACGATCCCCGGCACGGAGGTGGCACCCGCCTCCCCGCCGCCGGCTCCGTTCACCTACACCTACCAGGCCGCGTTCGACCCGGTGACCGGTCTGCTGACCGCAGACAACCGCTCCACGGTCGGTGACATCGCCGGTGAGACCGTCAGCTACGGCTACGACGGCTGGGGACTCCTCGGCCACTACGGCTCAGCGAGCACGACCTACGACCTGGCGAACGACTACGACGCCTACGGCCGCTCCAGCCGCACCACGGTCAACCCGTGGGGCACCCAGATCGTCGTCACCAACACCTTCGACGAGTCGACGGGCCGTCAGCTGGCCCAGTACGTGGACAAGCAGACTGCCGCCACTGGCGCGGTCCAGCAGACCACCTACGCCTACGACCCCTCGGGGCGGATCACCGCGATCCGCAGCATTCCCGACAACACCCCGTCCGCGACCGACCTGCAGTGCTTCAGCTACGACTACCTCAACCGGCTGACCACCGCATGGACCGACACCGGGGCACTGGTCATGCAGCCCCAGCCCAAGGTCGGCGGACTCGGCGCCTGCGCCAACACCACACCCACCAGCGGCGCCGTCGCCCCCGCCAAGACCACCGCCGGCGGCAGCGTCCCCTACTGGCAGGACTACACCTACGACCTCACCGGCAACCGCAAGACCCTCACCCAGCACGACGTGGCCGGTGACACCACCAAGGACGCCACCACCACCCAGGCCTTCACCTCCACCGGCACCGTCAACAACGGCAACGGCTACGGCGGGCCCCACGGCCTGATCAGCGGAACCACCGTCGTCAACGGCTCGACCAGCAACTACCGGACCTACACCTACGACGCCGCCGGAAACACCGCCACCCAGTACTCATACGCCACCGGCTACGACAACTTCACCTGGAACAGCGAAGGCAAGCTCGACACCGACCGCCCCTCCGTCCAGATCCAGGGCGTCGGCGGCAAGTGCCTCTACATGCAGGGCAGCCTCAGCACCGACGGAACCCCCGCCGAGATCACGAGCTGCAGCACCAGTGGCGCCCAGAAGTTCGCCACCACCGGCGGGCGGCTCAAGATCATGGGCAAGTGCCTCACCCCCATGGGCACCACCGACGGCTCCGCCGTCCAGCTCCAGCCCTGCACCGGAGCCGCCAACCAGACTTGGACCCCCCGCGCCGACGGCACCATCCTTAACGCCGGCACCAACCTGTGCCTCGCCGTCCCCGGCGACGTCACCACATCCGGCACCGACACCGTCGTCAACACCTGCGGCACCACCGTCCCGGCCGGCCAGAAGTGGACCGTCCCCGACAACGCCACCACCTACGTCTACGACGCGGACGGCAACCAGCTGATCCGCCGCAACCCCGGCAAGAACACCATCACCCTAGGCGGCGGTGACGAACTCACCTACGACACCGTCGCCAAGACCACCAAGGGCACCCGCTACTACCAGATGCCCGGCGGCCTCACCCTGGTCCGCCAGGGCACCACCTCCACCTGGCAGGTCAGCGACCACCACGGCACCGCAGGCCTCGCCCTCGACGCCACCACCCTCATCGAGACCCGACGTCCCACCGACCCCTTCGGCCAATCCCGCGGCACGCAGCCCACCACCTGGGCCGGAACCCACGGCTACGTTGGCGGCACCAAGGACGACACCACCGGACTCACCAGCCTCGGTGCCCGCCAATATCAACCCACCACCGGGCGCTTCATCAACCCCGACTTCATTCTCGACCCGGCCGACCCCCAGCAATGGAACGGCTACGCCTACAGCAACAACAACCCGGTCAACCTCAGTGACCCCAGCGGACTCCGCCCCGAGGGGACTTGCGGTGGATTTGGACAGTGTCAAACCCCGGAGGGGCAGCTCGTTCAAGAAATCTGGGCGCCGACAGATCATGGCGGCTGGAGCGTAACAATATCTAAGACTCAAAAAGCAATCCTTGGTAACGGGGTGAAGATTTCACCCACCAGCATGTTCAAGAAGCTTTCAGAAAAGACCAACGACTACGTTAGGGACTATCAGAAGAAGAACCACTACGTGTTCGGGGAGGACCCGACCGAGGATCGCCATCAGTGGGCGGCATCTGCCCTTAACGCCTGCCAGAAGATGCCCGAGTGTAAGAATTCCCCCACTTTTCAAGAGCTCTGGGAGGAACTCAGCAATTGGGAATGGGAGAATCTTCCCGTATTTGAGGGCGGCGACGTTGCATTTCTCACCTCGGTCGTCGGAAAGGGGCTAGCTAAGCTCAAAAAGATCGATCCGCGACCGGGAAGGGAGTCGAAGGGGTGTCCTAATAGTTTTCCGCCAGGAACGTACGTGCTTCTCGCCGATGGAAGTGCGAAGCCGATAGAGGATATTGGCGAAGGTGATGTCGTTCTCGCGGCTGATCCTGAGAATCACAGATCTGGTACTGGACGAGTCGCAGCTGTCATCTATACCCCCGACGACACCGAATTCACCACACTCAGCGTCATCAACGCTGAAACTCTGGCAATAGGTACCATCACTTCAACAACTCACCACCCTTACTGGAATGAGGCCAAGCGCCGCTGGACCGACGCAGGCGACCTGAAAGTCGGCGATCGAGTAAAAACGACGACTGGCGCGGCAATGGTCGTTGCGGTTAGCTCCCAGATCGTCCGCGCTCAACCCGCATATAATCTTGCAATTGCAAATATTCATACATATTATGTGCTGGCGGGCGAGACTCCGATCCTCGTGCACAATTCCGGCTGCTTCGAGCTAACGGACATCGGAGGTGGCAATTTGCAGACTCCCGCCGGCTTGATTTACGGGCCAATGAATGGCGGAGAGAAGCATCGCATATTCCATCTTGGCGCCCACACGGCAGAGCCTGTGAAGAATAAGAGCAATCACAGCATTTTTTCTGGAAATGCGAGCCCGCTAGAGCTTGTGGATGAGGCGTGGACGCGAAGGGGTGCTGCCGAACCTGGGGATCCTGGCGCGTATGTTGTTAATATGGGGCGAGTGGTCGGAAGTGATGGTCAAATGTCGATCAGGATCATTGTAAAGCCAGGCACAACTGAAGTCATCACCGCCTACCCATACTAA